In Campylobacter vulpis, a genomic segment contains:
- the tpx gene encoding thiol peroxidase, with product MSVNFKGNPVNLKGNVPEVGAEAPKVSLKAKDLSPVEIAKGGKTQIILTVPSLDTPVCASEAREFNQKIATFKGAEVIVVSMDLPFAMGRFCSTENIDNLVVASDFVTKEFGEKYGVLIANSALEGLLARAVFVIKDGKIAYKELVKEITEMPNFEAIESFFKDGSSCCGGCGCH from the coding sequence ATGTCAGTTAATTTTAAGGGAAATCCCGTTAATTTAAAGGGAAATGTGCCAGAAGTTGGAGCAGAAGCTCCTAAAGTAAGCCTTAAGGCTAAGGATTTAAGTCCTGTGGAGATTGCAAAAGGGGGTAAAACGCAAATTATTCTTACCGTGCCAAGCCTTGACACGCCTGTTTGTGCGAGTGAAGCGAGAGAATTTAATCAAAAAATTGCCACTTTTAAAGGTGCTGAGGTGATTGTTGTAAGTATGGATTTGCCTTTTGCTATGGGAAGATTTTGCTCGACTGAAAATATTGACAATTTAGTCGTAGCAAGTGATTTTGTTACTAAAGAATTTGGAGAAAAATACGGCGTTTTAATTGCTAATAGTGCTTTAGAGGGGCTTTTAGCTAGAGCTGTTTTTGTGATAAAAGATGGTAAAATCGCTTATAAAGAGCTTGTAAAAGAAATCACAGAAATGCCAAATTTTGAAGCTATTGAGAGTTTTTT